One Amblyomma americanum isolate KBUSLIRL-KWMA chromosome 8, ASM5285725v1, whole genome shotgun sequence DNA window includes the following coding sequences:
- the Mhc gene encoding myosin heavy chain isoform X39 encodes MAEDPDPTEYLYVSLETKRKDQTKPYDGKKMVWVPDEKEGFILGNISSTKGDMVTVDCPGGERTVKKDLLQQVNPPKYEKCEDMSSLTYLNDASVLHNLKERYYVNLIYTYSGLFCVAINPYKRFPIYTRRVVEIYKGRRRTEVPPHVFAVSDGAYMDMLANRENQSMLITGESGAGKTENTKKVIAYFAHVGATSKKEEAAAKKDSKKGNLEDQVVQTNPVLESFGNAKTVRNDNSSRFGKFIRIHFGPMGKLAGADIETYLLEKARVISQQPAERSYHIFYQLMSGKLPGLKEKLLLTNNINDYHFVSQGKTSIPGVDDAEEFQVTDTAFDVLGFTDEEKENIYKVTAAVMHFGCLKFKQRPREEQAEADGTEEGERVAHLLGLNAADLYKNLLKPRIKVGTEFVTQGRNITQVTASVGALSKAIFDRLFKWLVKRVNETLDTKQKRQHFIGVLDIAGFEIFDYNGFEQICINFTNEKLQQFFNHHMFVLEQEEYKREGIDWVFIDFGLDLQACIELIEKPMGVLSILEEESMFPKASDKTFEEKLKTNHLGKSPNFIKPKPPKPGQSEAHFAIVHYAGTVPYNLTGWLEKNKDPLNDCVVDQFKKGSNALLQAIFEDHPGLGGGDDKGGKGGRKKGSGFQTVSGLYREQLNKLMATLHSTHPHFVRCIIPNEFKQPCVIDSHLVMHQLTCNGVLEGIRICRKGFPNRMIYPDFKQRYTILAPNAVPKGFVDAKHCAEKVIEAIQLDNNDFRFGHSKIFFRAGVLGRLEELRDERLGKIITMIQAAVRWYITKKHFQKLKEQRVALLVIQRNLRKFLQLRNWLWWKLYSKVKPLLSVARVEDELKALEEKLKKTQEALEKEEKLRKELEGQNVKVLQEKNDLFLQLEAERMGAGDVEERLNKALTQKGDLESQLQELQDRLQHEEDAHGQLSQTKKKLEGEISGLKKDIEDMELALQKAEQDKATKDHQIRNLNDEIQHQDELINKLNKEKKQLQEQNQKTAEDLQATEDKVNHLNKVKAKLEQTLDELEDSLEREKKARADLEKNKRKVEGDLKLAQEAVADLEKHKKEMDQNLQRKEKEMASLAAKLEDEQALVAKLQKQIKELQARIEELEEELEAERQARAKAEKQRADLAREIEELSERLEESGGATSAQVELNKRREAELAKLRRDLEESNLQHEQAMSNLRKKHNDSVAELSEQIDQLNKHKAKVEKEKSQMKSELDDLRANIDHLNRDKANAEKQVKQLEVQLADAQFKLDETNRTLNDLDGSKKKMGVENSELQRQLEEAESQVAQLNKIKASLATQLEEAKRQADEEARERAAILGKYRNLEHDLDNLRESIEEEQEAKADFQRQLSKANAEAQLWRSKYESEGLARLEELEEAKRKLHGKLQEAEEAMEQLNAKCSGLEKTKAHLQGELEDMSIEVDKANALAASLEKRQKSFDKVIAEWKAKVDDLAAELDASQKECRNYSTEVFKLRAAYEESQEHYEAVKRENKNLQDEIKDLMDQLGEGGRSVHELEKSRKRLEMEKEELQAALEEAEAALEQEENKVLRAQLELSQVRQEIDRRIQEKEEEFENTRKNHQRALDSMQASLEAEAKGKAEALRLKKKLESDINELEIALDHANKANAEAQKNLKKYQQNVKDLQTALEEEQRARDEAREQYASAERRCNALHGELEESRQLLEQSDRARRAGEAELSEMHETVNELSAQTASLSVAKRKLEGEMQALQADLDEVLNEAKQSEEKAKKAMVDAARLADELRAEQDHALQQEKLRKALEQQMKELQVRLDEAEAAALKGGKKIIQKLEQKVRELENELENEQRRHGDAAKNFRKSERRIKELQFQAEEDRKNHERMQDLVDKLQQKIKTYKRQIEEAEEIAALNLAKFRKVQQELEDAEERADMAENTLAKLRAKNRSSASAGRAMSPGLAAAPLRT; translated from the exons ACGTACTCGGGATTGTTCTGCGTCGCCATCAACCCCTACAAGCGCTTCCCCATCTACACCAGGCGCGTCGTGGAGATCTACAAGGGCCGCAGGCGTACGGAGGTGCCTCCCCATGTGTTCGCCGTCTCCGATGGAGCCTACATGGACATGTTGGCCA ACCGCGAGAACCAGTCTATGCTCATCAC CGGCGAGTCTGGTGCCGGTAAGACTGAGAACACGAAAAAGGTCATAGCCTATTTCGCGCACGTCGGTGCTACGAGCAAGAAAGAGGAGGCTGCAGCCAAGAAGGATTCCAAGAAG GGCAACCTGGAAGACCAGGTCGTGCAGACCAACCCCGTCCTCGAGTCGTTCGGTAACGCCAAGACCGTGCGTAACGACAACTCTTCGCGCTTC GGTAAATTCATCCGTATCCACTTCGGGCCCATGGGCAAGCTGGCCGGTGCTGACATTGAAACTT ATCTGCTGGAGAAGGCTCGTGTCATCTCTCAGCAACCAGCTGAGCGTTCGTACCACATCTTCTACCAGCTCATGTCAGGAAAGCTCCCTGGACTGAAGG AGAAACTGCTCCTTACCAACAACATCAACGACTACCATTTCGTGTCCCAGGGTAAGACTAGCATCCCCGGCGTTGACGACGCCGAAGAGTTCCAGGTCACCGAC ACTGCCTTCGACGTGTTGGGCTTCACGGACGAGGAGAAGGAGAACATCTACAAGGTTACGGCGGCCGTGATGCACTTCGGCTGCCTGAAGTTTAAGCAGAGGCCCCGAGAAGAGCAGGCCGAGGCCGACGGCACCGAGGAAGGCGAGCGTGTTGCCCACCTTCTGGGTCTCAACGCCGCTGACCTCTACAAGAACCTGCTCAAGCCTCGCATCAAGGTCGGCACGGAGTTCGTCACCCAGGGCAGGAACATCACACAG GTGACGGCCTCTGTGGGCGCCCTGTCCAAGGCCATCTTCGACAGGCTGTTCAAGTGGCTGGTCAAGCGTGTCAACGAGACGCTTGACACAAAGCAGAAGCGCCAGCACTTCATCGGTGTGCTGGATATTGCCGGTTTCGAGATCTTCGAC TACAACGGCTTCGAGCAAATTTGCATCAACTTCACCAATGAAAAGCTGCAGCAGTTCTTCAACCACCACATGTTCGTTCTGGAGCAAGAAGAGTACAAGCGTGAGGGCATCGACTGGGTCTTCATTGACTTCGGTCTTGATCTCCAAGCTTGTATCGAGCTTATTGAGAAG CCCATGGGTGTGCTCTCCATCCTTGAAGAGGAGTCTATGTTCCCCAAGGCCAGCGACAAGACCTTTGAGGAGAAGCTGAAAACCAATCATCTGGGCAAGTCGCCTAACTTCATCAAGCCCAAGCCACCGAAGCCCGGCCAGTCTGAGGCTCACTTTGCCATCGTCCACTATGCCGGCACT GTGCCGTACAACCTCACTGGCTGGCTTGAGAAGAACAAGGACCCCCTCAACGACTGCGTGGTTGACCAGTTCAAGAAGGGCTCTAACGCGCTTCTGCAGGCCATCTTCGAAGACCACCCCGGCCTTGGCGGTGGTGACGACAAGGGTGGAAAGG GTGGTCGCAAGAAGGGTTCTGGCTTCCAGACTGTGTCCGGTCTGTACAGG GAACAACTGAACAAGCTGATGGCCACACTGCACAGCACCCATCCACACTTCGTGCGGTGCATCATTCCCAACGAGTTCAAGCAGCCAT GCGTCATCGACTCTCATCTTGTCATGCATCAGCTCACTTGCAACGGTGTGCTTGAAGGCATCCGTATCTGCCGAAAGGGCTTCCCCAACAGGATGATCTACCCAGACTTCAAGCAGCG ATACACGATCTTGGCTCCCAACGCCGTCCCCAAGGGCTTCGTTGATGCGAAACACTGCGCCGAAAAGGTCATCGAGGCCATTCAGCTCGATAACAACGATTTCCGCTTCGGACACAGCAAG ATCTTCTTCAGGGCAGGCGTCTTGGGTCGCCTGGAAGAACTGCGTGACGAGCGTCTCGGCAAGATTATCACCATGATTCAAGCCGCTGTGCGCTGGTATATAACCAAGAAGCACTTCCAGAAGCTCAAGGAACAGAG GGTGGCGCTGCTGGTCATCCAGCGCAACCTCCGCAAGTTCCTCCAGCTGCGCAACTGGCTCTGGTGGAAGCTGTACAGCAAG GTCAAGCCCCTGCTGTCCGTCGCCCGCGTGGAAGACGAGCTCAAGGCGCTCGAAGAGAAGCTCAAGAAGACACAGGAGGCCCTGGAGAAGGAAGAGAAGTTGCGCAAGGAGCTTGAGGGCCAGAACGTCAAAGTGCTGCAGGAGAAGAACGACCTGTTCCTGCagctcgaggctgagcgcatggGCGCCGGCGACGTCGAGGAACGCCTGAACAAGGCCCTCACGCAGAAGGGAGACCTTGAGAGCCAACTGCAGGAGCTGCAGGACCGGCTCCAGCACGAGGAGGATGCGCACGGCCAGCTCTCTCAGACCAAGAAGAAGCTCGAGGGCGAGATTTCCGGCCTCAAGAAGGACATCGAGGACATGGAGCTGGCACTGCAGAAGGCGGAGCAGGACAAGGCCACCAAGGACCACCAGATCCGCAACCTCAACGACGAGATCCAGCACCAGGACGAGCTCATCAACAAGCTCAACAAGGAGAAGAAGCAGTTGCAGGAGCAGAACCAGAAGACCGCCGAAGACCTCCAGGCCACCGAGGACAAGGTGAACCACCTGAACAAGGTCAAGGCCAAGCTGGAGCAGACGCTCGACGAGCTGGAGGACTCGCTGGAACGCGAAAAGAAGGCCCGCGCCGACCTCGAGAAGAACAAGCGCAAGGTTGAGGGAGACCTCAAGCTCGCCCAGGAGGCCGTCGCCGATCTCGAGAAGCACAAGAAAGAGATGGACCAGAACTTGCAGCGCAAGGAGAAGGAGATGGCTAGCCTGGCCGCGAAGCTGGAGGATGAGCAGGCGCTGGTCGCCAAGCTGCAGAAGCAGATCAAGGAACTCCAG GCCCGCATCGAGGAGCTCGAAGAGGAGCTGGAAGCTGAACGCCAGGCTCGGGCCAAG GCTGAGAAGCAGCGCGCCGACCTCGCTCGCGAGATTGAAGAGCTGAGCGAGCGGCTCGAGGAGTCGGGTGGAGCCACGTCGGCCCAGGTAGAGCTGAACAAGCGCCGCGAAGCCGAGCTCGCCAAGCTGAGGCGCGACCTCGAAGAGTCCAACCTTCAGCATGAGCAGGCCATGTCCAACCTGCGCAAGAAGCACAACGACTCGGTCGCCGAGCTCTCCGAGCAGATCGACCAGCTCAACAAGCACAAGGCCAA GGTGGAGAAGGAAAAGAGCCAGATGAAAAGCGAACTGGACGACTTGCGTGCCAATATTGACCACCTTAACCGCGATAAG GCTAACGCTGAGAAGCAGGTGAAGCAACTGGAGGTGCAGCTCGCGGACGCCCAGTTCAAGCTGGACGAGACCAACCGCACGCTGAACGACCTGGATGGCTCCAAGAAGAAGATGGGCGTCGAGAACAGCGAGCTCCAGCGGCAGCTTGAGGAGGCCGAATCTCAAGTGGCGCAGCTCAACAAGATCAAGGCTTCGCTGGCGACGCAGCTTGAGGAAGCCAAGCGCCAGGCCGACGAGGAGGCACGG GAGCGCGCTGCCATCCTTGGCAAGTACCGCAACCTGGAGCACGACCTGGACAACCTGCGCGAGAGCATCGAAGAGGAACAGGAAGCCAAGGCCGACTTCCAGCGCCAGCTCAGCAAGGCCAACGCCGAGGCTCAGCTCTGGCGCTCCAAGTACGAGAGCGAGGGTCTGGCGCGCCTGGAGGAACTCGAGGAGGCCAA GCGCAAGCTGCATGGCAAGCTCCAGGAGGCTGAGGAGGCCATGGAGCAGCTGAACGCCAAGTGCAGCGGCCTCGAGAAGACCAAGGCGCACCTGCAGGGAGAGCTGGAGGACATGTCCATCGAAGTGGACAAGGCCAACGCTCTCGCCGCCTCTCTCGAGAAGCGCCAGAAGTCATTCGACAAG GTCATCGCCGAATGGAAGGCCAAGGTTGACGACCTCGCCGCCGAGCTCGACGCGTCGCAGAAAGAATGCCGAAACTACTCCACCGAGGTGTTCAAGCTGCGCGCCGCGTACGAGGAGAGCCAGGAGCACTACGAGGCAGTTAAGCGCGAGAACAAGAACCTCCAGGACGAGATCAAGGACCTGATGGACCAGCTTGGTGAGGGTGGCCGAAGCGTGCACGAGCTCGAGAAGTCTCGCAAGAGGCTCGAGATGGAGAAGGAGGAACTGCAGGCTGCGCTCGAAGAGGCCGAGGCTGCGCTTGAGCAGGAGGAGAACAAG GTGCTGCGCGCCCAGCTCGagctgtcgcaggtgcggcaggAGATCGACCGGCGCATCCAGGAGAAGGAGGAAGAATTCGAGAACACTCGAAAGAACCACCAGCGGGCTCTGGACTCCATGCAGGCCAGTCTCGAGGCCGAGGCTAAGGGCAAAGCCGAGGCGCTGAGGCTCAAGAAGAAGCTGGAGAGCGACATCAACGAGCTCGAGATTGCCCTCGACCACGCCAACAAGGCCAACGCCGAGGCGCAGAAGAACCTCAAGAAGTACCAGCAGAACGTCAAGGACCTGCAGACCGCCCTCGAGGAAGAACAGCGTGCCCGCGACGAAGCCCGTGAGCAGTACGCGTCGGCTGAGCGCCGTTGCAACGCTCTTCACGGCGAGCTGGAGGAGAGTCGCCAGCTGCTGGAACAGTCTGACCGCGCCCGCCGCGCCGGTGAAGCCGAGCTCAGCGAGATGCACGAGACAGTCAACGAGCTGTCGGCTCAGACCGCCTCTCTGTCGGTGGCCAAGAGGAAGCTCGAGGGAGAAATGCAGGCTCTCCAG GCTGACCTGGACGAGGTGCTCAACGAGGCCAAGCAGTCGGAGGAGAAGGCCAAGAAGGCGATGGTGGACGCTGCCCGCCTGGCTGACGAGCTGCGCGCCGAGCAGGACCACGCCCTGCAACAGGAGAAGCTGCGCAAGGCTCTCGAGCAGCAGATGAAGGAGCTCCAGGTGCGCCTGGACGAAGCCGAGGCCGCGGCTCTCAAGGGCGGCAAGAAGATCATCCAGAAGCTGGAACAGAAGGTGCGCGAGCTCGAGAACGAGCTGGAGAACGAGCAACGCCGGCACGGAGACGCCGCCAAGAACTTCCGCAAGAGCGAGCGCCGCATCAAGGAGCTCCAGTTCCAG GCCGAAGAGGACCGCAAGAACCACGAGCGCATGCAAGACCTGGTGGACAAGCTCCAGCAGAAGATCAAGACGTACAAGCGCCAGATCGAGGAGGCCGAGGAGATCGCGGCTCTCAACCTGGCCAAGTTCCGCAAGGTGCAGCAGGAGCTGGAGGACGCCGAGGAGCGCGCCGACATGGCCGAGAACACGCTCGCCAAGCTGCGCGCCAAGAACCGCAGCTCCGCGTCCGCTGGCCGTGCCATGTCGCCCGGACTGGCCGCCGCGCCCCTCCGGACCTAA